The proteins below are encoded in one region of Pacificitalea manganoxidans:
- a CDS encoding retropepsin-like aspartic protease family protein, giving the protein MSTDQLGSLTYLVLLGVVVGGYFLIANRRSLGRLARHATLWVLIFFGVVVGAGLWSDLQRTVAPRQSVFAEDSRIELPRAPDGHYYLTAQVNGAPIRFVVDTGATEIVLSQDDARRAGVDPDSLTYIGSATTANGQVQTARIALDEVALGPIVDTKVPALVNSGEMRGSLLGMAYLDRWGRIEINDGRMTLTR; this is encoded by the coding sequence ATGTCCACAGATCAGCTTGGATCGCTCACCTATCTGGTGCTGCTTGGCGTTGTGGTCGGCGGGTATTTCCTGATCGCCAATCGCCGCAGCCTTGGGCGGCTGGCACGCCACGCCACGCTGTGGGTGCTGATTTTCTTTGGCGTCGTGGTGGGGGCCGGACTGTGGTCCGATTTGCAGCGCACGGTCGCCCCGCGTCAGTCGGTCTTTGCCGAAGACAGCCGGATCGAGTTGCCGCGTGCGCCCGACGGGCATTACTATCTGACCGCGCAGGTCAATGGCGCGCCGATCCGGTTTGTCGTCGACACCGGCGCGACCGAGATCGTGCTGAGCCAGGATGACGCGCGCCGCGCCGGGGTCGATCCCGACAGCCTGACCTATATTGGCTCCGCCACCACGGCCAACGGACAGGTTCAGACTGCCCGCATCGCATTGGACGAGGTGGCGCTTGGACCCATTGTCGACACCAAGGTGCCCGCGCTGGTCAATAGCGGCGAGATGCGCGGCTCGCTTCTGGGAATGGCCTATCTGGATCGCTGGGGCCGGATCGAGATCAATGACGGGCGCATGACCCTGACCCGCTGA
- a CDS encoding ATPase produces MIYDTAEAWRAAPRKKVLLFGMSGLGKTYLSTMLRSSGDWFHYSIDYRIGTRYMGEHIADSFKREAMKVPFLRDLLMSDSIYIGSNITFDNLAPLSTYLGKPGDPAQGGVPIDEYRRRQAQHMVAETAALGDTAHFIERARDIYGYDNFVCDSGGSICEVVDPDDPADPVLTGLSDACLLVWIEGSEAHRAELIRRFDRAPKPMCYQPEFLSRCWEEYLTETGLPPEGVNPDAFIRWAYARALDHRQPRYAAMARNWGVSVTAEEVGNVRHAQDFETLIGEAIARKG; encoded by the coding sequence ATGATCTACGATACCGCCGAAGCCTGGCGCGCCGCGCCCCGTAAGAAAGTGCTGCTGTTCGGGATGTCGGGACTGGGCAAGACCTATCTGTCCACGATGCTGCGCAGTTCCGGCGACTGGTTTCACTACTCCATCGATTACCGCATCGGCACTCGCTACATGGGCGAACACATCGCCGACAGCTTCAAACGCGAAGCGATGAAGGTGCCGTTCCTGCGCGATTTGCTGATGTCGGATTCGATCTATATCGGCTCCAACATCACCTTCGATAATCTTGCGCCCCTGTCGACCTATTTGGGCAAGCCGGGCGATCCGGCCCAAGGTGGCGTGCCCATCGACGAATACCGCCGCCGGCAGGCGCAGCACATGGTCGCGGAAACCGCCGCGCTGGGGGACACGGCCCATTTCATCGAGCGGGCGCGTGATATCTATGGCTACGACAATTTCGTCTGTGACAGCGGCGGCTCGATTTGCGAGGTGGTTGATCCCGACGATCCCGCCGACCCTGTTCTGACCGGCCTGTCGGACGCGTGCCTGCTGGTCTGGATCGAAGGCTCCGAGGCGCATCGTGCCGAGCTGATCCGCCGGTTCGACCGCGCGCCTAAGCCGATGTGCTACCAGCCCGAGTTCCTCAGCCGTTGCTGGGAGGAATATCTGACCGAAACCGGGCTGCCGCCCGAAGGCGTAAACCCCGATGCCTTCATCCGCTGGGCCTATGCCCGCGCGCTGGACCATCGGCAGCCCCGCTATGCCGCGATGGCGCGCAACTGGGGTGTTTCTGTCACTGCCGAGGAGGTGGGCAATGTCCGCCACGCGCAGGATTTCGAAACCCTGATCGGGGAGGCCATCGCCCGCAAAGGGTGA
- a CDS encoding homoserine O-succinyltransferase: MPITLPEDLPAHDILSNEGVMVMGAGRAARQDIRPLRIGLLNLMPKKIQTETQFARLIGATPLQIDLSLIRMTEHETRNTAPEHMEAFYRPFAEVAATGEKFDGLVITGAPIEHLPFEEVTYWDELRQVFDWAKTHVHSTFGVCWGGMAMIHYLHGVNKHLLDAKAFGCFRHRNLLPASPYLRGFSDDCVIPVSRWTEMRQSEIDAVPGLITLLGSDQVGPALVEDPGNRALYIFNHFEYDSWTLKEEYDRDVASGRDINVPINYYPDDDPAKMPLNRWRSHAHLLYGNWINEIYQSTHFDLNEIGS, from the coding sequence ATGCCCATCACCCTGCCCGAAGACCTGCCCGCCCACGACATCCTGTCGAACGAAGGCGTCATGGTCATGGGCGCGGGGCGTGCGGCGCGTCAGGATATCCGCCCGCTGCGGATCGGGCTTCTTAACCTGATGCCCAAGAAGATCCAGACCGAAACGCAGTTCGCCCGGCTCATCGGGGCCACGCCGCTACAGATCGATCTGTCGCTCATCCGCATGACGGAGCATGAGACCCGCAACACGGCGCCTGAACATATGGAGGCGTTCTACCGCCCCTTTGCCGAGGTCGCCGCGACGGGCGAGAAATTTGACGGGCTGGTCATCACCGGCGCCCCGATCGAGCACCTGCCCTTTGAGGAGGTGACCTATTGGGACGAATTGCGGCAGGTCTTTGACTGGGCGAAAACCCATGTGCATTCGACCTTCGGCGTGTGCTGGGGCGGCATGGCGATGATCCACTACCTGCACGGGGTGAACAAACACCTGCTGGACGCCAAGGCGTTTGGCTGTTTCCGGCATCGCAATCTGCTGCCTGCCTCCCCCTATCTGCGCGGGTTTTCGGACGATTGCGTGATCCCCGTGTCGCGCTGGACCGAAATGCGCCAGTCCGAGATCGACGCGGTGCCGGGGCTTATCACCCTGCTGGGGTCCGATCAGGTCGGGCCCGCATTGGTCGAAGATCCGGGCAATCGTGCGCTCTATATCTTTAACCATTTCGAATATGACAGCTGGACGCTGAAGGAAGAATACGATCGCGACGTCGCCTCCGGGCGGGATATCAACGTGCCGATCAACTACTATCCTGATGACGATCCCGCGAAGATGCCGCTCAATCGCTGGAGATCCCACGCGCACCTTCTATATGGCAACTGGATAAACGAAATCTATCAGAGCACCCATTTCGACCTGAATGAGATTGGCAGTTAA
- a CDS encoding alpha/beta fold hydrolase — protein sequence MRLAVKLLGLLSLAALLGGCGLIVDRRADRREASAMAEFPPEGQILSIDGTRVHAVVAGRGPDLVLIHGAGGNTRDMTFSLAPALTDRYRVIAIDRPGFGYTDPLPDGGTIFEQAALLQKAAAQLGADRPIVMGHSYGGAVALAWAVSRPGTLSALVPVSAASQVWDGGIGPFYKITGSALGGATVVPLITAFASEQQVEDALVGVFAPQPVPEGYSDAFGPGLTLRRVSLRANGEQRVTLKAEIAAMVPLYPQIGIPVEIVHGTADTTVGLEIHARPTARAIPGATLTELPGIGHMTQHVSVPAVTAAIDRAAARAGF from the coding sequence ATGAGATTGGCAGTTAAACTTCTCGGGCTTCTGTCACTGGCGGCCCTGCTCGGCGGTTGCGGGCTGATCGTCGACCGCCGGGCCGACCGGCGCGAAGCGTCTGCCATGGCGGAATTCCCGCCCGAGGGTCAGATCCTGAGCATCGACGGCACCCGTGTGCATGCCGTGGTCGCCGGGCGCGGGCCGGATCTGGTGCTGATCCACGGCGCGGGTGGCAATACCCGCGATATGACCTTTTCTCTCGCGCCTGCGCTGACCGACCGTTACCGCGTCATCGCAATCGACCGGCCCGGCTTTGGCTATACCGATCCGTTGCCTGACGGGGGCACGATTTTCGAACAGGCTGCCCTACTTCAGAAAGCTGCCGCGCAGCTTGGCGCGGACCGCCCGATTGTCATGGGGCACAGCTATGGCGGCGCGGTGGCGCTTGCGTGGGCCGTGAGCCGCCCCGGAACGCTGTCGGCGCTGGTGCCCGTCTCCGCCGCAAGTCAGGTCTGGGACGGTGGCATCGGCCCCTTCTACAAGATCACCGGATCGGCCTTGGGCGGGGCCACTGTGGTGCCGCTCATCACCGCCTTTGCCAGCGAGCAACAGGTGGAGGATGCGCTTGTCGGTGTGTTCGCGCCCCAGCCCGTGCCCGAAGGCTACAGCGATGCGTTCGGCCCCGGCCTGACCCTGCGCCGTGTCAGTCTGCGGGCCAATGGCGAACAGCGCGTGACGCTCAAGGCCGAGATCGCTGCGATGGTGCCGCTATATCCGCAGATCGGCATCCCGGTGGAGATTGTCCACGGCACCGCCGATACGACCGTCGGGCTGGAAATCCACGCCCGCCCCACGGCCCGCGCCATCCCCGGTGCAACGCTGACGGAACTGCCCGGTATCGGCCATATGACGCAACATGTCTCCGTGCCCGCCGTCACCGCCGCGATTGATCGCGCCGCGGCCCGCGCCGGATTTTAG
- a CDS encoding class II 3-deoxy-7-phosphoheptulonate synthase, with protein sequence MTNSWTKSDWRRKPRVQMPDYTDAAALEAVEARLRRYPPLVFAGEARRLKAELAKASRGEAFLLQGGDCAESFEQFGADTIRDTFKVMLQMAVVLTYGAKVPVVKVGRMAGQFAKPRSAPTEVKDGVELPSYRGDIINELDFTPEARIPNPDKMLQGYMQAAASLNLLRAFSTGGFADIHRVHSWTTGFADEDKAARYRDLSNRIADALDFMTATGMEAEKIDALGSVDFYVSHEALLLEYEEALTRVDSTTGATIAGSGHMVWIGDRTRQPDGAHVEFCRGIENPIGLKCGPSMESDDLKRLLATLNPRNEAGRLTLIARFGAGNVEDHLPRLIETVRSEGANVVWVCDPMHGNTIKSASGYKTRPFDRVLGEVREFFAVHRAQNTIPGGVHFEMTGADVTECTGGVRAVTDEDLSDRYHTACDPRLNASQSLELAFLVAEELSQQRQDQRAAI encoded by the coding sequence ATGACGAACAGCTGGACCAAGTCCGATTGGCGCCGCAAACCTCGGGTGCAGATGCCCGACTATACCGACGCTGCCGCTCTTGAGGCGGTGGAGGCCCGGCTTCGTCGATATCCGCCCTTGGTCTTTGCCGGTGAGGCCCGGCGGCTGAAAGCGGAGCTTGCCAAGGCGTCGCGCGGCGAGGCGTTTCTGCTGCAAGGCGGCGACTGCGCCGAGAGCTTCGAGCAATTCGGTGCCGACACCATCCGCGACACCTTCAAGGTGATGTTGCAGATGGCCGTTGTGCTGACCTATGGCGCCAAGGTGCCGGTGGTGAAAGTGGGCCGGATGGCCGGTCAATTCGCCAAGCCGCGCTCCGCCCCGACCGAGGTGAAGGACGGCGTTGAACTGCCCAGCTACCGGGGCGACATCATCAACGAACTCGACTTCACCCCCGAAGCGCGCATCCCGAACCCCGACAAGATGTTGCAGGGCTACATGCAGGCAGCGGCCTCGCTCAACCTGCTGCGCGCCTTCTCGACGGGTGGTTTCGCCGATATCCACCGGGTGCACAGCTGGACCACCGGTTTCGCCGATGAGGATAAGGCCGCGCGCTACCGCGACCTGTCGAACCGCATCGCCGACGCGCTGGACTTCATGACCGCGACGGGCATGGAGGCCGAGAAGATCGACGCCCTTGGCTCCGTGGATTTCTATGTCAGCCACGAAGCGCTGCTGCTGGAATACGAAGAGGCGCTGACCCGCGTGGACAGCACCACGGGCGCAACCATCGCAGGTTCCGGCCACATGGTCTGGATCGGCGACCGCACCCGCCAGCCCGATGGCGCACATGTGGAATTCTGCCGGGGCATCGAAAACCCGATTGGTCTGAAATGCGGCCCCTCGATGGAAAGCGACGATCTGAAGCGTCTGCTGGCCACGCTGAACCCCCGCAACGAGGCCGGTCGCCTGACGCTGATCGCGCGCTTTGGCGCGGGCAACGTCGAAGACCACCTGCCGCGCCTGATCGAAACCGTCCGCAGCGAAGGCGCGAATGTCGTCTGGGTCTGCGATCCCATGCACGGCAACACGATCAAGTCGGCCTCGGGCTACAAAACCCGTCCGTTTGATCGGGTGCTGGGCGAGGTGCGCGAATTCTTCGCCGTCCATCGCGCGCAGAACACCATCCCCGGCGGTGTGCATTTCGAGATGACCGGCGCGGATGTGACCGAATGCACCGGCGGCGTGCGCGCCGTCACGGACGAAGATCTAAGCGACCGGTATCACACGGCCTGCGATCCCCGGCTGAACGCAAGCCAGTCGCTGGAACTGGCCTTCCTCGTCGCCGAGGAACTGTCCCAGCAGCGCCAAGATCAGCGCGCCGCCATCTAA
- a CDS encoding GNAT family N-acetyltransferase, translating into MLTLRRGRYHARLACGSADLDRALALRARGFGRAAGVSDRDRFDAICHHILIEQVATGDLVGCFRLLPIPSGAAVGDSYAAQHYDLRALGLRSGPMLELGRFCIAPGHRDPDILRLAWGAITALVDADGVEFLFGCSSFAGQEPSRYADALGLLHGRHLAPARLAPRVRAPDVVTLRPRPGAPPPDPRRALQQMPPLLRTYLAMGGWVSDHAVIDRDLGTLHVFTGLEISAIPAARARALRNVVTGRQPARDGSAPASARSAPADAAPR; encoded by the coding sequence ATGTTGACGCTGCGACGCGGCCGCTACCACGCGCGACTGGCCTGCGGGTCCGCGGATCTGGATCGCGCGTTGGCACTGCGTGCGCGCGGCTTTGGGCGGGCAGCGGGCGTCAGCGACCGCGACCGCTTCGACGCGATCTGCCATCATATCCTGATCGAACAGGTCGCCACCGGCGATCTTGTGGGGTGCTTTCGGCTGCTGCCGATCCCGTCGGGCGCGGCGGTGGGCGACAGCTACGCGGCCCAGCACTACGATCTGCGGGCGCTTGGCCTGCGGTCGGGTCCGATGCTGGAACTGGGGCGCTTCTGCATCGCGCCGGGGCACCGTGACCCTGACATCCTGCGGCTGGCATGGGGCGCCATTACGGCGCTGGTGGATGCGGACGGGGTCGAATTTCTGTTCGGCTGCTCGTCCTTCGCCGGGCAAGAGCCTTCACGCTACGCTGATGCGCTGGGGCTGCTGCATGGTCGCCACCTTGCGCCGGCGCGCCTGGCCCCACGGGTGCGGGCGCCCGATGTGGTGACGCTCAGGCCGCGACCCGGCGCGCCACCGCCCGATCCCCGCCGGGCGCTACAACAGATGCCACCGCTGCTGCGCACCTATCTCGCGATGGGGGGCTGGGTGTCGGATCACGCCGTCATCGACCGGGATCTGGGCACGTTGCATGTCTTTACCGGGCTGGAGATCAGCGCCATTCCCGCAGCCCGCGCCCGCGCTCTGCGCAATGTCGTGACAGGCCGACAGCCCGCCCGCGATGGGTCCGCACCCGCGTCCGCGCGTTCCGCGCCTGCGGATGCTGCGCCACGCTGA
- the msrB gene encoding peptide-methionine (R)-S-oxide reductase MsrB: MSTEKLIKSDAEWQEQLSDLAYKVTRKHGTERAFTHDDFPKEPGVFTCVCCGAPLFEQATKFDSGTGWPSFYAPIDETAVETQTDRSWFMSRTEVHCARCDAHLGHVFPDGPQPTGLRYCMNGVAMEFHAEDEG, encoded by the coding sequence ATGAGCACCGAAAAGCTGATCAAATCCGATGCCGAATGGCAGGAACAACTGAGCGATCTGGCCTATAAGGTGACGCGCAAGCATGGCACCGAGCGGGCCTTTACCCACGACGATTTTCCCAAGGAGCCGGGCGTGTTCACCTGCGTGTGCTGCGGCGCGCCCTTGTTCGAGCAGGCGACGAAGTTCGACAGCGGCACTGGCTGGCCCAGCTTTTACGCGCCCATCGATGAGACGGCGGTGGAAACGCAGACCGACCGAAGCTGGTTCATGTCCCGCACCGAGGTGCATTGCGCGCGCTGCGATGCGCATCTGGGCCATGTCTTTCCCGACGGGCCGCAACCGACGGGCCTGCGCTACTGCATGAACGGTGTGGCGATGGAATTTCACGCCGAAGACGAAGGCTGA
- a CDS encoding pyruvate dehydrogenase complex dihydrolipoamide acetyltransferase has protein sequence MPTEILMPALSPTMEEGTLAKWLVKEGDTVASGDLLAEIETDKATMEFEAVDEGVIGKILVPEGSEGVKVNAPIAVLLAEGESADDIGDTSGAASAPGEAEKSAAKEQSSDAAPAPREAQGAGADGGEATRKPVEKSDTKAPAAPRDASGERVFASPLARRIAADKGIDLTGIKGSGPKGRIVRADVEGAKAGSAAAPAANAAKAAPAQTGDTGGQKPAMPASPSAETVKKMYDGREFEEVKLDGMRRTVASRLTEAKQTIPHFYLRREIKIDALLKFRSQLNKQLEGRGVKLSVNDFIIKASALALQSVPDANAVWAGDRILKLKPSDVAVAVAIEGGLFTPVLKDAEMKSLSALSAEMKDLAGRARNKKLAPHEYTGGSFAISNLGMFGIDNFDAVINPPHGAILAVGSGVKKPVVGEDGELAVATVMSVTLSVDHRVIDGALGAELLKAIVENLENPMVMLA, from the coding sequence ATGCCGACAGAAATCCTGATGCCCGCGCTGTCTCCGACGATGGAGGAAGGCACGCTGGCGAAATGGCTGGTCAAGGAGGGCGACACCGTCGCCTCCGGCGATCTGCTGGCCGAGATCGAGACCGATAAGGCCACGATGGAATTCGAAGCCGTGGACGAAGGCGTCATCGGCAAGATCCTCGTGCCCGAGGGCAGCGAAGGCGTGAAGGTCAACGCCCCCATCGCTGTGCTGCTGGCCGAGGGCGAAAGCGCCGATGACATCGGTGACACCTCCGGCGCCGCCAGTGCGCCGGGCGAGGCCGAGAAAAGCGCCGCCAAGGAGCAAAGCTCCGACGCCGCGCCCGCCCCGCGCGAAGCGCAGGGCGCCGGTGCCGACGGAGGCGAAGCCACCCGCAAGCCGGTCGAGAAAAGCGATACCAAAGCCCCCGCCGCCCCGCGTGACGCGTCCGGCGAACGGGTTTTCGCCTCGCCGCTGGCCCGCCGGATCGCCGCTGACAAAGGCATCGATCTGACCGGGATCAAGGGCTCCGGCCCCAAAGGACGCATTGTGCGTGCCGATGTCGAAGGCGCGAAGGCTGGCTCTGCGGCGGCACCCGCTGCGAATGCGGCCAAAGCCGCGCCGGCCCAGACCGGCGACACCGGCGGTCAGAAACCCGCGATGCCCGCCAGCCCCTCTGCCGAGACCGTCAAGAAGATGTATGACGGGCGCGAGTTCGAGGAGGTCAAGCTCGACGGGATGCGCCGCACGGTGGCCAGCCGCCTGACCGAGGCCAAGCAGACGATCCCGCATTTCTACCTGCGCCGCGAGATCAAGATCGACGCGCTGCTAAAATTCCGCAGCCAGCTCAACAAGCAGCTGGAAGGGCGCGGTGTGAAGCTGTCGGTCAACGACTTCATCATCAAGGCCTCCGCGCTGGCGCTTCAGTCCGTGCCGGATGCGAATGCCGTCTGGGCCGGGGATCGCATCCTGAAGCTGAAGCCTTCGGATGTGGCTGTGGCTGTCGCGATCGAAGGCGGGCTGTTCACGCCCGTGCTGAAAGACGCCGAGATGAAAAGCCTGTCGGCGCTGTCCGCCGAGATGAAAGACCTTGCCGGACGCGCCCGCAATAAGAAGCTCGCCCCGCACGAATATACCGGCGGCAGCTTTGCGATCTCTAACCTCGGCATGTTCGGCATCGACAATTTCGACGCGGTCATCAACCCGCCCCATGGTGCGATCCTTGCAGTCGGCTCTGGGGTGAAGAAGCCGGTCGTGGGCGAGGATGGCGAACTGGCTGTGGCCACGGTGATGAGCGTCACGCTGTCGGTCGATCACCGTGTCATCGACGGCGCGCTGGGGGCTGAACTGCTCAAGGCAATCGTCGAGAACCTCGAAAACCCGATGGTGATGCTGGCCTGA
- a CDS encoding pyruvate dehydrogenase complex E1 component subunit beta, whose protein sequence is MATEILMPALSPTMEEGTLAKWLVKEGDTVASGDILAEIETDKATMEFEAVDEGIVGKILIAEGTEGVKVNTPIAIMVEEGESADDIDTSAASADAGDADDAKADADVAADAQKAAKAPAQPIVPDVPGVTEPEYPEGTEFKSTTVREALRDAMAEEMRRDDSVYLMGEEVAEYQGAYKVSQGLLDEFGAKRIIDTPITEHGFAGIAVGAAFGGLKPIVEFMTFNFAMQAIDQIINSAAKTLYMSGGQMGAPMVFRGPNGAAARVGAQHSQDYAAWYASIPGLKVAMPYSAADAKGLMKSAIRDPNPVIFLENEILYGRSFDVPVMDDFTVPFGKARIWREGDDVTIVSWGIGMQYALEAADKLAEEGISAEVIDLRTLRPVDYDTVIRSVMKTNRCVTVEEGFPVASFSNHLSSVIMQRAFDYLDAPVINCTGKDVPMPYAANLEKLALVTTAEVIDAVKQVTYR, encoded by the coding sequence ATGGCAACCGAGATCCTGATGCCCGCGCTTTCCCCCACCATGGAGGAAGGCACGCTGGCGAAATGGCTGGTCAAAGAGGGCGACACCGTCGCCTCCGGTGACATTCTGGCCGAGATCGAGACCGACAAGGCGACGATGGAATTCGAGGCCGTCGACGAAGGTATCGTCGGCAAGATCCTCATCGCCGAGGGCACCGAAGGCGTGAAGGTCAACACCCCCATCGCCATCATGGTCGAAGAGGGCGAAAGCGCCGATGACATCGACACGTCCGCAGCATCTGCGGATGCAGGCGATGCCGATGACGCGAAAGCCGACGCCGATGTGGCCGCTGACGCGCAGAAGGCCGCCAAGGCCCCGGCCCAGCCGATTGTCCCCGACGTTCCCGGCGTGACCGAGCCTGAATATCCCGAAGGCACGGAATTCAAGTCCACGACCGTCCGCGAAGCGCTGCGCGACGCGATGGCCGAAGAGATGCGCCGCGATGACAGTGTCTACCTGATGGGCGAAGAAGTCGCCGAATATCAGGGGGCCTATAAGGTCAGCCAAGGTCTGCTGGACGAATTCGGCGCCAAGCGGATTATCGACACGCCGATCACCGAGCATGGCTTTGCCGGGATCGCTGTTGGCGCGGCCTTTGGCGGGCTGAAGCCGATTGTCGAGTTCATGACCTTCAACTTCGCCATGCAGGCGATTGACCAGATCATCAACTCCGCTGCCAAGACACTTTATATGTCCGGCGGGCAGATGGGCGCACCTATGGTGTTCCGTGGTCCGAACGGCGCTGCCGCCCGCGTGGGCGCCCAGCACAGTCAGGATTACGCGGCATGGTATGCCTCGATCCCCGGTCTGAAAGTCGCGATGCCCTATTCGGCAGCCGATGCGAAGGGCCTGATGAAATCCGCGATCCGTGATCCCAACCCGGTGATTTTCCTCGAAAACGAGATCCTCTACGGGCGCTCCTTCGATGTGCCGGTGATGGATGACTTCACCGTTCCGTTCGGTAAGGCCCGGATCTGGCGCGAAGGCGACGACGTTACCATCGTCAGCTGGGGCATCGGGATGCAATACGCGCTCGAAGCCGCCGACAAGCTGGCCGAGGAGGGCATCAGCGCCGAGGTCATTGACCTGCGCACCCTGCGTCCCGTCGATTATGACACGGTGATCCGTTCGGTGATGAAAACCAACCGCTGTGTCACCGTCGAGGAAGGCTTCCCGGTCGCGTCCTTCAGCAATCACTTGTCGTCGGTGATCATGCAGCGCGCATTCGACTATCTGGACGCGCCGGTGATCAACTGCACCGGCAAGGACGTGCCGATGCCCTACGCCGCCAATCTCGAAAAGCTCGCGCTCGTCACCACCGCCGAGGTGATCGACGCCGTGAAGCAAGTCACCTACCGCTGA
- the pdhA gene encoding pyruvate dehydrogenase (acetyl-transferring) E1 component subunit alpha, with protein sequence MAARKAAPKKPNVSKDELLHYYREMLLIRRFEEKAGQLYGMGLIGGFCHLYIGQEAVVVGLEAAAEEGDKRVTSYRDHGHMLACGMDPKGVMAELTGREGGYSRGKGGSMHMFSKEKHFYGGHGIVGAQVPIGAGLAFSDKYKGNDRVTFAYFGDGAANQGQVYETYNMAELWDLPVIFVIENNQYAMGTSVARSTKSNSLWERGAAYGIEGEAVDGMDVLAVKEAGEKAVAHCRAGNGPYILEIKTYRYRGHSMSDPAKYRTREEVQKMREERDPIENVRELLVSGNHASEADLKAIDKEIKDIVNESAEFAKESPEPALEELYTDIYAAEVPQDA encoded by the coding sequence ATGGCGGCGCGCAAGGCTGCACCCAAGAAGCCGAATGTTTCCAAGGACGAGCTTCTGCACTATTACCGCGAAATGCTGCTGATCCGGCGCTTCGAGGAAAAGGCTGGCCAGCTTTACGGCATGGGCCTGATCGGTGGCTTCTGTCACCTGTATATCGGGCAGGAAGCGGTCGTCGTCGGGCTCGAGGCCGCGGCGGAAGAGGGCGACAAGCGCGTCACCTCCTATCGCGATCACGGCCACATGTTGGCCTGCGGTATGGACCCCAAAGGCGTGATGGCCGAACTGACCGGTCGCGAGGGAGGGTATTCCCGCGGCAAGGGCGGCTCGATGCACATGTTCTCCAAGGAGAAGCATTTCTACGGCGGCCACGGGATCGTCGGCGCGCAGGTGCCGATCGGTGCCGGTCTGGCCTTCTCGGACAAATACAAGGGCAATGATCGCGTGACATTTGCCTATTTCGGCGATGGCGCGGCCAACCAGGGCCAGGTCTACGAGACCTACAACATGGCCGAGCTGTGGGATCTGCCCGTGATCTTCGTGATCGAAAACAACCAATATGCGATGGGCACCTCCGTGGCCCGCTCGACCAAATCGAACAGCCTTTGGGAACGCGGTGCGGCCTACGGGATCGAAGGCGAGGCCGTCGATGGCATGGATGTGCTGGCGGTGAAGGAAGCAGGCGAGAAGGCGGTCGCGCACTGCCGCGCTGGCAACGGCCCCTACATCCTCGAGATCAAGACCTACCGCTATCGCGGCCATTCCATGTCGGACCCGGCGAAATACCGGACCCGCGAGGAAGTGCAGAAGATGCGCGAAGAGCGTGATCCGATCGAGAACGTCCGTGAATTGCTGGTCTCCGGCAACCATGCCTCCGAAGCCGATCTGAAAGCGATCGACAAGGAGATCAAGGATATCGTGAACGAGTCCGCCGAATTCGCGAAGGAAAGCCCCGAGCCCGCGCTCGAAGAGCTTTACACCGACATTTACGCGGCCGAAGTGCCGCAGGACGCGTAA
- a CDS encoding ZIP family metal transporter, whose protein sequence is MSDTAPLLPTILTLLSVAVFAIIHITAPQLAVLDRVPRSRWLSLAGGVAVAYVFLHLLPDLAVHEETLNEADSRGELVYILALAGLATFYGLERVIRRARARGERPEAEGGSFWLHLGSFAAYNLLIGYLLLHREEDTTRSLILYAVAMGLHFVTNDFGLREDHEGLYDRRGRWLLSGAVLLGAALGWLVELPETMIIALSSFLAGGIVLNVLKEELPEDRDSSFLPFALGVAGYGTLLVLIL, encoded by the coding sequence ATGTCCGACACCGCGCCCCTGCTTCCGACCATCCTGACGCTGCTCTCTGTCGCCGTGTTCGCGATCATCCACATCACCGCACCGCAACTGGCCGTTCTGGACCGCGTGCCACGGTCCCGCTGGCTGTCGCTCGCCGGGGGTGTGGCGGTGGCTTATGTCTTTCTGCACCTGCTGCCCGACCTTGCCGTGCATGAGGAAACGCTGAACGAGGCCGACAGCCGCGGCGAGCTTGTCTATATCCTCGCGCTTGCCGGGCTCGCCACATTCTATGGTCTGGAACGTGTGATCCGCCGCGCCCGCGCCCGGGGGGAGCGGCCCGAGGCCGAGGGCGGCAGCTTCTGGCTGCATCTGGGCAGTTTCGCCGCCTACAACCTGCTTATCGGCTACCTGCTGCTACATCGGGAAGAAGACACCACACGCTCGCTCATCCTATACGCGGTCGCGATGGGCCTGCATTTCGTGACCAACGATTTCGGCCTGCGCGAAGACCACGAAGGTCTATATGACCGGCGCGGGCGGTGGCTGCTATCTGGCGCGGTGTTGCTGGGGGCTGCTCTGGGCTGGCTGGTTGAACTGCCCGAGACGATGATTATCGCCCTGTCATCGTTCCTTGCGGGCGGGATCGTCCTGAACGTGCTGAAGGAAGAATTGCCCGAAGACCGCGACAGCAGTTTCCTGCCCTTTGCCTTGGGCGTCGCGGGCTATGGCACGTTGCTGGTGCTGATCCTCTAG